The nucleotide window ATCCCGAACAAGTGGCGTTCGGTGATGAGCTTGTCGTCGAATCCGAACTATACGTCGATGGTGTACCAGTCGATGGTGTGCCCCTCTCGGTTTCGAGTGGTGGCGAATTCCTGGGCGTCACCGAAACCGTAAATGGATCGTTCACGGGATCCGCGACAGTTCCTGCCGGCATCTCTGCTGGTGAGCAGTCGGTGCGAGTTGCACTCCCCTTCGAAGACCGAGCGCTCGCAAGCACTGAGGCAGAAACGACAGTAACGGTGACGGAAACTGAGCCTGATCTCTCCATCTCTGCGAGTCAGACCGACAACAGTGAGGTGGCGGTCAACGGAACACTCGAGGCAGCCGGCAACGGCGTCGGAGCCCAATCAGTACAGTTGCTCGTCGATGGAGAAGTCCTCGAGACGGTTACGACCGACGAGACTGGCGCGTTCACTGGCTCGGTTTCGCTGCCCGAAGGGACGACCGCGGGTGATGTTCAACTCGTTGCCGTCTACGACGACGATGGGACAAACCTAGCACGAACGGAGGCTGCGACGACGGTTTCGCTCTCGAGTGCCAGTAACAGCAGCGCTTTCTTGCCGACGTGGATGTGGCTCGTACTCGGACTATCTGTTGTCGTGGCTGGTGTGGCTGGCGTCTACTGGTATCGCGATCGGACGGAGTCGACATCACCATCTGACAGTCAAGCCGACGAGAGCGACCCAGTGGCGACTGTTGACTCGGTCGAGTCATCGTCGCTCTCTCAGGCACTGCTGTCACAGGCTGCCACGCAACTCTCGCGTGGTGATGCCGATGGAGCGGTCCAAAACGGCTACGCGGCAGTCCGCACACATCTCGAGTCCCAACTTGAGATAGCCGGTGCGCTCACTCACTGGGAGTTCTATCGACAGTACCGCGAGCGCGACCCGGCTTCCGCGGATTCAGTCACCACGCTCCGGGACGTCACAGAAGGGTACGAACAGGCGACATTCGGCCGCGAGGGAATCTCTGAACACGACGCCGAGACCGTTCTCGAGCGCGCGCGAGCGCTGTGTGGGCTCGAGGAGACTACTTCGACCAGTCCGGCAGACGATTAGCTATCTGGTGCACCGTTGAAACCCTCGACAGATGATTGGTTTCAACGTCGGTACAGCCGCCCTTCTCCAGTGCCTCCCAGCAACAGCCGACCAGTCATTTAATCGCTCAGAGGGCTTATCACCAGCAGTAGAACCATCGAATGCGCGAGCTCCGAGACATTGAGGGGTTGCATCCGCGAGATCTCACGCAACGTCAACGACTGTTAGTGACCTTCGTGGTCAGTCTCGGTGTGGTTGTCCTCTTTTATACGCTCGTTTACAACTGGGGGATGCAAGCGCTCGAAAATCGCCCCCAGTCTGTCTTTCGGTCGTTCCAGACAGTGATTGAGACGATGACAACGACCGGCTTCGGTGCGGATTCACCCTGGGCGACGCCGGTGATGAACGTCTTGATGGTGACGATCCAGTTGACCGGCGTCGTCATCGGGTTCGTCGCGCTGCGTGTCTTGGTCATCCCGCTGTTCGAGCAGACGCCGCTGAACCTTGCCGAGCGCCTCACAAGCAAAGCCGACCACGTCGTCATCGCGGAGTACCAGCGCGACACCGACATGCTGCTCAACGAACTCGAGGAACTTGATATCGATTACGTCCTCATCGAATCCGACATAGAGGAGGCGAAGCAACTCTCGGATGACGGGTATCAGGCAATCAACGGCAATCCGGAGGATCGAGCCGACCTCGACCGTGCGACGATCGAGCGAGCGTCACTACTCATCACCGACGCTGGCGATAAAACCGCGAGTATCGTCCTGACCGCGCTGGAGGCCAACGAGGACCTGCGGGTAATCAGTTTCACCGAGTCAACGCGCCATAACGCAGCACTCGCGGAGGTTGGCGTCGACCGCAGCGTCGCTCCACACGCACTGATCGGCCGGCGACTGGCGGAGAAAGCGACGACGCCCGTCACGGTCGATGAATGGTCCGAAGAGGGTGAAATCGACATCCGTGAGATACTCGTCCGGCGGGATAGTCCGCTCCACGGCGTTCGGGTGCGTGACTCGCCGATAGCGAACCACCCGAATCTGACTCTGGTCGCCGGGTGGTTTGACGGTGAGCTACGGCTGCCGCCGTCTCCCGACGACGAACTCACGCCTAACACCGTCCTGACCGTGGCTGGACCAGAGAACGAGATCGACGAGATGACGACCGAGATCGGCGACGTCCGATCGCGCCCCATCGCGCCCCCCTCGGAGGTGGTCGTCGCCGGCGTCGGCGAGGGCGGAACCGCCGCCGTCGAGGCGCTCCCGCCAGACGTCTCGGTGACGACCGTCGACCAATCGGAGGAGCGCGATCCCGACATCGTCGGTGATGTTACCGAACCCGAAACGCTCCGCAAAGCCGGCATCGACGATGCCTCGGCGCTGGTCGTCACCGTCGACGACGATTCGACCGCATTGATGACCATCGCCGTCGCCCGCTCGCTCTCCAGCAGGGTGGAGATTCTCGCACGCGTGACCGATGGAGAGAAGACGAGGGCAGCGTTCAGAGCAGGTGCTGACTACGTCCTGTCCATCCAACGAGTGTCCGCTCGACTGGTCGCGGCGGAGATTCACGGTGAACATATCATGGATCCAGCGAGTCAGATCCGCTTCATTCGAGCCGACGCGGCTCCGTTCGCCGGCGAGACGGTGGCGGAGGTCCGTCGCGACACCGACCGTGATTGGACCGTAATCGGCGTCTCGCGCGACGAGGCTGTTCACACCGACGAACGTACCACCATCAAGGCCGACGACGACGTGTTCGTCGCGGGAAGCGACGAGGCGATTCAGGAGTTCGAACGAACGGTCG belongs to Natronorubrum aibiense and includes:
- a CDS encoding potassium channel family protein gives rise to the protein MRELRDIEGLHPRDLTQRQRLLVTFVVSLGVVVLFYTLVYNWGMQALENRPQSVFRSFQTVIETMTTTGFGADSPWATPVMNVLMVTIQLTGVVIGFVALRVLVIPLFEQTPLNLAERLTSKADHVVIAEYQRDTDMLLNELEELDIDYVLIESDIEEAKQLSDDGYQAINGNPEDRADLDRATIERASLLITDAGDKTASIVLTALEANEDLRVISFTESTRHNAALAEVGVDRSVAPHALIGRRLAEKATTPVTVDEWSEEGEIDIREILVRRDSPLHGVRVRDSPIANHPNLTLVAGWFDGELRLPPSPDDELTPNTVLTVAGPENEIDEMTTEIGDVRSRPIAPPSEVVVAGVGEGGTAAVEALPPDVSVTTVDQSEERDPDIVGDVTEPETLRKAGIDDASALVVTVDDDSTALMTIAVARSLSSRVEILARVTDGEKTRAAFRAGADYVLSIQRVSARLVAAEIHGEHIMDPASQIRFIRADAAPFAGETVAEVRRDTDRDWTVIGVSRDEAVHTDERTTIKADDDVFVAGSDEAIQEFERTVATS